The genomic window GTGTCGTGATCGCGCTCCTGCTGGCGCTGCGGCTCATGGTCGCCATAGCGGTTCTCTCTGGGCGCGGCAGCGTTGTCACGCGGGCCCGCCGCTCTCGGCGAACGCCCGACGTCGTCGCCGCTGTCGATAATCCGGCGAATCGAAGCGAGAATTTCTTCCATCGAGGGTTCTTGCTGCAATTTCGGCTGCGCCATTACAAACCTTCCCACGCGTTAACGTCGTCCCAAGCGTCGAATCGCCGACAACGATACGTCAGCTCCAGCCTTATGAAGACCGAAACCGTCATATTTTCAGCGCTGTACACAGGATTTTCGGGACACGTAACGCAGAACTTCCGGATTACTAGAATTCGAAGACCTTCACGCGCGCGAAACCGGGAAGCGGCTTGACGGCTGCATTGAAGGACGAGAGAGACGAAAACACATCGCCGTCGCGATGATAGATGACTGCCCGTGCGGCGTGGCCCATGCCCTCGACACAGACGAGCCGGCCGCCATCGCGCAACTGGTTCAGCAGCGCGTCCGGCACCATTTCGACCGCGCCGTTGAGAAAGATCGCGTCATAGGGCGCCTCGGAGGGATAACCCTCGGGCAAACCGCCGCCGACCACCACCGCATTGTCATAGCCGAGTTCCAGGAATTTCGCGCTCGCGCTTTCGACGAGTTCGTCGTCGCTGTCGATGCCGACCACCGACTGAGCCAGCAGCGAAAGGATGGCGGCGGCATAGCCATCGCCCGCGCCGACCACGAGAACCACATCTTCCTTGGAAACGTCGAGAAGCTGGACCAGCTTGGCAAGCGGCGACGGCTCCATCATGTAGCGGGCGGGGCCTGCCTCGTTGGCGGGCTTCACGAGGATGTCCTCGTCAATATAGGCGAGCGGCCTGGATTGCGGCGGCAG from Martelella sp. NC20 includes these protein-coding regions:
- a CDS encoding protein-L-isoaspartate O-methyltransferase family protein yields the protein MNFETARRKMVENQIRPTDVTAHPVLEAFLAVPREAFLPPQSRPLAYIDEDILVKPANEAGPARYMMEPSPLAKLVQLLDVSKEDVVLVVGAGDGYAAAILSLLAQSVVGIDSDDELVESASAKFLELGYDNAVVVGGGLPEGYPSEAPYDAIFLNGAVEMVPDALLNQLRDGGRLVCVEGMGHAARAVIYHRDGDVFSSLSSFNAAVKPLPGFARVKVFEF